One Burkholderia sp. 9120 genomic window, TCAAGGTCACCGCCATGGTGATGCGTTATGCGCCGATCGGCGTGTGTGCGCTGATTGCGGTGACAGTTGCGAGCTTCGGCTTCGGCTCGCTGCTGCCGCTAATCAAGCTGGTCGCAGTGACCTATCTCGCGATCATCCTGTTCGTGGTCTTCGTGCTGGGCATCACGGCGCGTATTTTCGGCTTCAACCTCTTCACGCTGCTCAAGGTTATCAAGGACGAGTTGATTATCGCGTTCTCGACTTGCAGTTCGGCGACCGTACTGCCGCAGTTGATGCAGAAAATGGAAGACTTCGGCGTACCCAAAAGCATTACTACTTTCGTGGTCCCTACGGGATACACGTTCAATCTCGACGGCGCATCCATCTATCTGGGTATCGGTACGCTGTTCGTCGCTCAACTCTACGGTGTGCACCTGGGTTTGCAGGAGCAATTCGTACTGGTTTTGACGATGGTCGTCACTTCGAAGGGTGCGGCGGGTGTCCCCGGCTTCATGTTCGTCATCCTCCTGACAACGCTCGCCAGCGCCGGGCTCCCCCTTGAAGGACTCGCGTTCATTGCCGGTGTGGATCGCATCATGGACATGGGACGTACTGCGTTGAACGTGGTCGGCAATGCGCTCGCGCCGCTCGTCATCGCCCGGTGGGAAGGACAGTACGACGCGGAGAAAGGCAAAGCCTATTTAACGTCGCTGGATGCTTGAGTATCGAACAACATGCAAGGAGCAGGTCACATGAGCAGCAACCAAGGGCAGTTCTTTTCCTCATCCGTCATGGAAGAGATCAAAGCGCGTTTTCATTGGATCAATCACGACGTGGACGGAAGCGAGCGTCTTTTCTTCGACAACGCCGGTGGATCGTTTCGGCTCAAAGCCGCATCCGAAGCGTTCGCGAGCATCGATGCGCTGCCCGATTGTCCCGAGCGCATCCATGAACGCGCGCGATACCTTCAGGACATTCAGACGCGTGGAGAATCGGATATTCGTCATATTCTCAACGCTCGCGGCGGTAGCATTTATATGTCGCTGACCGCGTCCGCCGCCATGTTCGACATGGTGCGCGCAGTCATGGAAAACACGCCCGGCACGAACGCGGTCACGACGATTCTCGAACACCCGTCCTCGTTCGATGCCATGAAGCTCTACTGCGAGCGCACAGGCAAGCAGTTGCGCGTTGCACCGAG contains:
- the gltP gene encoding glutamate/aspartate:proton symporter GltP, translated to MDSLIETAPAEHTARKPRVGLAWQILIGLIVGIVVGVVLNHFPQQRESVVTGLLQPAGDIFIRLIKMVVVPIVFTSMVVGIAGVGDGRSLGRIGLKTLIYFEVITTIAIVLGLVLGNVLQPGVGTDMSQLGHTDIARFQQTSQQTQGHHGFMALLLNIIPDNIITSMGRGDLLPVIFFSVLFGLGLQSVPEEYRRPVLATFKGIGDTMFKVTAMVMRYAPIGVCALIAVTVASFGFGSLLPLIKLVAVTYLAIILFVVFVLGITARIFGFNLFTLLKVIKDELIIAFSTCSSATVLPQLMQKMEDFGVPKSITTFVVPTGYTFNLDGASIYLGIGTLFVAQLYGVHLGLQEQFVLVLTMVVTSKGAAGVPGFMFVILLTTLASAGLPLEGLAFIAGVDRIMDMGRTALNVVGNALAPLVIARWEGQYDAEKGKAYLTSLDA